Sequence from the Gadus chalcogrammus isolate NIFS_2021 chromosome 21, NIFS_Gcha_1.0, whole genome shotgun sequence genome:
GTGTTACCGTTATAGATGTACCTTCCGCCttgtgatggtggaggaggggggctttGACAAAATGTGATCATAAACAAATGCACTTCTTTCCATCATTTGACTGTTTCTAAAATCAGTGAACAGCATGCGAgaccagctggaggagctgaagaggaGGAACCAGAGCTCCCAGGTCTCCACCGAAAAGAACATTCAGCTGCAGAGACAAGTGAGTGGGAGCCATGCTGCCTCCTCTCGCACAACTACAAAATGTGCTTTATAGATGCAACCTCATTTCAACATGGTGCTCTACAAAGCCTTTCTCATTTCAATGTGAGGTACTCTGTGACCTCGACGATGGCCTCCATTAGAAATCTTTAAACGGTAGCGAAGAGAAGGTCCTGGGGAATCTCATAACCGCCCATGGTTGAACGAAGCGTTGTGAGGCGGCGTGCCTCTGACTTTTTGGAAGTGAAAGTTACAAACCTCAATGCATTTATCAATCTCATGACATAACCCCACACAGTCGAAACTAAATGTCCTTCAAGGAGCTAATATGGATCAAGTTTAGACATTTGTTACCTTATTCATAAGTTACTGTTATCCATGGCATGTTTGTCAATCAACCTTTTTACAGTGTTTATTTCCCAATAGGTtataataacatgtattacaataagAATAATCACATCTATGATCCACTGCGAGCGTCTTGCCTTAGATTCCCTGCAGTAGATGATGGCCGGTCGCCTCTTCCTCATgtctctcctgtcctccccaCTCACCCTCCTCTGTGTCCGGGTGCAGCTGGACGAGGCCAGCGCCGCGCTGCGGGCGGAGCTGGAGGTGGCGGACCGCAGCCGGCGGAGCCAGGCGGAGGCCCAGAAGCAGGCCCTGGCTCTGGAGGCCAGCCTGCGGGAGGCTCAGGGGAAGTGCGCCCGGCTGGAGCAGGgcgaggtggagctggagaagaGGCTGAGGGGCCTGCAGGCGGAGCTGGAGGCCGAGCGGAGGGAGCGCAGCCTGGGGGCCCAGAGCGCCACCGAGCTCCAGGGTGGGTTCAGACCTCCCGGAGGAGGCTGCTGTTCTTCGATCTAATTTgaccttttattttttctggaCGTCTCATCGGGGTTAGACACCTCTGTTGCATGAGAGACCGCAGCACTATTACAAATGCCGAGTACAGACACATTTCATGATCAGGTTCCAATGTGAGGCAGAGCCAGTGGACATCATGGCCACTatgcaggagggaggggggggaaatgcAGACCGTGACAGAAACTGGAGCTCGGAGCTGGCCAGGGCTGCAGATTGGAGGGAGTGTTGCTTTGGAGTGAGGACCAGGAAAGATCTCATCATGGGTGGAAACATCTGTTCAGAAGGCTCTGAGTGGGCCCTGAATGCAGCCAAGGGTAGCAAATAGGCTTCTAACTAGTCCGGGGGCCAGTACATCATGTGAGATTGTCTTTGTTTGGAACCCTTCACGTCAACATTATGGAAACCAATCTTAGCAGAGTGAGCCCTTTTTAGAATGGTCTTAGTTCGCAAGTACTGTTTTGgattgtatgttgtgtgtttctcttaTTCTAAAGTCACCGTACTGGCGGATTAACCAACAGAGGAAAAACATTGGCGTGTTGCTTTTTGCTCTTAAGGGGGAATGGACCGTGTGCTAGTGCCTTATGTCTCTCCTTGGCCGGTGTCTGCAACATATCTCCCTCAGAATTTCCACATTTTGTAAAATTATTTTGGCCGTAACAATAGACTTTGGACTTTGAAAAAAGGCATCAGGATATTTTCATTGTTAAGGTGTTTGATCTTCTTGGTTAAAACCCTTATATCTGTGAGACCCCTGCCTAACCTTGACTCATCAGAAGAAAGGAAATACTGCACGTTGCTTTGCTTTGGGTCCAATCATTACGGTTTTGCTGGCCGTCAAAGGCCATTTCccttaacctctctctcccgctctcactctctctcagcacgCATCTCTAGCCTGGAAGAGGAGGCCAAGGAAGTACGCTCGTCTCTCTCTGAGGCTGAGAGCACCAAGAGGGAGCTGCAGCAAACCATCACAGATCTGGAGAAGGTGAGACGATTCTTTAATTTTAACTTTATTGTTGTGCTGACCTCTCTATTTCCCATTTTTGTATGGGAATGTATGGGAATTCAGAATTTGGTTTCCATTGTTGCAACTGGACTGGTGTTTTAAATCAATGAGGGATATATAGATCTTTCTCTTCAAGATATCATTGGATTAGGTTTGTGTTTCATCTTATTAGCTACCATAGCTAGCTGAATTAAATTTATAAATGCGTTGAACAAGGTGAGACTAGAGCTGCATATCTATCAAAATTATCTGATATTTAAGTTTGTTAGCCGTGCATAACCTAGGAGCAGCGCTAGGCCAGTGAGTGAGCCGTCGTCTTCTTGCTGCACAGGCGAAGAGCACCCAGGAGATCGACCTGACCTTCAGCCTCAAGTCCCTGCAGCAGagcctggagcaggaggaggccgAACACAAGGCCACCAAGGCCGGCCTCGCCGACAAGAACCAGATCTACCAGTCCATCGAGGAGGCCAAGTCGGGGGCTCTGAAAGGTGAGCCGGAGGGCGGGGTAAGGCTCCTTGGAGAAAACTCCAACTTCAAAAATATAAGACGTCAGCAAACCTTGGCGTGCTGACCCAAGAGTTTCCGGTGAGAGAGCTTGTATTAAGAGTTCGTTATGGGAGCTTCAGCccatctccgtgtgtgtgtgtgtgtgtgtgtgtgtgtgtgtgtgtgtgtgtgtgtgtgtgtgtgtgtgtgtgtgtgtgtgtgtgtgtgtgtgtgtgtgtgtgtgtgtgtgtgtgtgtgtgtgtgtgtgtgtgtgtgtgtgtgtgtgtcccttgcTCCCATAATAACAAATTGAGTGCCGTCTGTCTGCGGCCCGTCTCCCTCCAGAGCTGGAGTGCACCCTGCAGGAGGAGCGCAGCCAGAGGCAGCAGGTGGAGGGCCGGCTGCTCCAGCTGGAGAAGGAACACTCTATGCTGGACCACGACTACAAGCAGAGCCAGCACACGCTGGATGAGCTGCGCACGGACAAGAACAAGCTCactgaggaggtgtgtgtgtagagggggAGCCGGTCCCCAAATGCAGAGGGAGAGCATAAAGACTGAACTGTCGCTTGAAGTGGAAAGGACGGCAAGCAGACAGTAGGCTACATTATGCATTTGATATCCTGAGAGGTCCCGTTATAGTCCTTTAGAGATAACTATACAGGCTCTTTAGCTATGAGGGAGCATCCTCCTCTGTCGTAGCTTAGAGTTGACAACCTGAAATGTGCTTCAAGGTTTAATGATTATAATAATTGATTAGTTATTCCGTTTAAGTGATCGACCTCAGTAATCTGAAATGTTGTATTTTATCATAATTATGTAAATCAGGGTTATCAAGGTATACATTAAGCATCAGAAAGATCCATCACATCCTTTGCAATCATTTAATTTCAGTCTATAGATTATCTCCTACTCCTTCCAGGAGATTTAATGGTTGGACTCCATTTCCCCACGGTGCAGCTGAATGAAGCCACCAACGTTAAGACTTGGAGGAAGTAGAAAATATACACAACAgcatggggcggggggggggggggggggggggggatcagaccACACCTCCACATTAGAGGCAAGATGCAATGTTCAATCCTTTATTCACAAGCTCCTGTATGGGGACACATTAGTGCCGTGTagcactaatgtgataaaacatgcattcgggcgtattatattatttcacacgcgtagatattgcACAAATGATCTGCACGCGCTGCTCCCCGAGCGAGGAAAACGGCTCCTCGAGAGCATTACCTCGTTTCAAGCGAGAGGGGGGAATAACTTCGGTCGCACAAAACAGCATCTcgcgaatgatgttctgctctctcgctgaaatttaattttggcattatgggggagggaaccaaggcagggcgggctctCCTGTGATTGGCCATTTCTGAAGAGCGATATTTGACtgcccctcctctcattcattcTGAAGATTGTCTGTGCCGTTAATGCTTCTTCATAATAgttaactactttaacggcaccgacaatcctaACCctggaatctagatggaaaaagtgtgtagttcaaaacgtgagcagCTTTAACTTCTTCGCCACCGAGAGAGTTTGTTAGGTATGATCATTCAGAacccccatgttatttcccataaacatttgaccgatggaaccggagcctcggaggcgggacttattcttcagaggtcttaGACTTTACACTTCAGAATgaatgtgaggagggctgtcagtCAAATATCTCTTCAGAAATGGCCAATCACAGGagagcccgccctgccttggttccctcccccatagtgccaacaTTAAATTTGAGCgagagagcagaacatcatccgcgagaggctgttaggcgcgagaggctgttttgtgcGACTGAAGTTATTCCCCCCTCTCGCTTGCAACGAGGTAATACTCTTGAGGAGCCGTTTTCCTCGCTCGGGGAGATTATTTGTGCAATATCTACGTGtgtgaaataatataatacgcccgaatgcatgttttatcacattagtgctTTATAGCACTAATGTGTTGCCATACTCCTGCAGGATACCCCAACAAACAACGCCATCCTACATTGTTGACTGTACTGTATTCCACGTTGCTCTCACATTATATGTGACTGTTAAATGAAAGTGCGTCCTCCTCTGTTATTATCTGTTGCTGTCCCATCCTGTCTCACTTTGGTACTCATCACAAAACACAGTATATCAAAACACATGAAAGGGGAAGGGCTAAAGGATCCCTTCCAATCATTACCTGTTCACAGACAAAAAGGTGCAACCCCCTGACTCCTATTGGGTTAACGCTATGCAGAAGAAGCCCATCACAAACCGCCCACACCCTCTCTAGGTTGAAGGATCGAAGGGTTGTGATACCTGGGTTAGATGGCCACCCAGACCTATTGGTCGGTGGGGGATCTGTTGTTGGACTTTAAGACACAATAACGGTACTTCGATGTGAATACCAGCCCCTCAGTTACTCCATTGATCAGCCCCTTAATAACAGTAGGGGGttagaggcagggagggggataAAAACAGGAAGGGCAAAACATGTTTATTGTCTGATCAACCAACAGtgggggtcagagacagggATCTGGCAGGGACGGGGATGAGGACAGGGAATAGATGTCGTCAACTTACATTGTGGGTCAGAGACGGGGCTCTGGGAGGAAGGGGGATGAAACGGAACGATGCGAAACCATATTGAACTTTTTAGCATTTACTACATTCCCCTCAATACACCCCCATACGAAATGTTATGGTTGATCTACGTTTTGAGATCCTGTCCATCACTCCAATAATAATGGAATCTCCCCAACGTGATCCCACTCATGTCCTTGTTGTTTAGACTGAATcatctaacgtgtgtgtgtgtgtgtgtgtgtgtgtgtgtgtgtgtgtgtgtgtgtgtgtgtgtgtgtgtgtgtgtgtgtgtgtgtgtgtgtgtgtgtgtgtgtgtgtgtgtgtgtgtgtgtgtgtgtgtgtgtcaggtgatgACGGTGACCGTGCGTCTGGAGCAGGAGATGCAGAGGCGTGGCCTGTCCCAGAAGGAGCTGGCGGTGCAGTCCCAGCAGGTGTCTGGGCTGCGGGGCTCTGAGAAGCAGCTGAAGCAGGAGCTCAACCACCTGCTGGGCCTGCAGCAGAGCCTGGACACCCACAACCAGGAGCTACGCAggtaacacacagacagaaaattCTTAAGTTGTGGTCTTTATTTGTTGCCGGGGTGAGCGGGGTAACTTTGCAGGTCCCTAATGAGTGGGATGTCTCTGTTCCCTCGCAGGGAGAAGCAGGAGGCTGACAGCCAGCTGAAGGATCTGAAAGACCAGCTTGAGACGCAGCAATACTTCACGGTAtcttccctcccccacccctttcTTTTCTGTCCTTCTCTGCGTCGTTGCATCGTTTTTCATTTTTGTTCATATTTTGAGACTGTTGACATGGAGGACAAcgttatcattttatattatatcaCGGTAATATACCAATCTATTTAATAGCATCATACCCTCTAGCGCGATGGTCCATAAAATATGTTAGTAATTAGCCTTGAACATCTTTGaatgctttctctttctctcctccccagaCTCTATACAAGACCCAGATCcgggagatgaaggaggagtgGGACGAGAGGAACAAGCTGTACCAAGACGCCCAACAGAGACTGGAGCAGTATCAGGAGGAGAGGTACCGCCCCCTTCTGGGAAGCATCCTGCTCGCACACTCCTGTTTACCTGTTTACTTACTCGcccgttcactcactcactcactcaactgttcactcactcacctgtTCACTTACTCACCCTTTCATCCGTTCACCCACTCACCCGctaactcactcacactctctcgcttAACTTTCATTACTCCAAATGGAAAGCCCCAcaaatgtcaaagtaacagtGAAAGTAACAAGTTCACAAATTGGTGAATAATGTTCATCAACTACGCTGATGGGTGATTCATGAAGTGTTTGATGACTCTGCCAAAACGTAGGCCGAAATCCCTCTCCCAAAGCTTCATATCATGCACTGTTGTTGTGGAAATTTCCCACTCTCTCTAATTCTAGATTTTATGTTTCTATAATGGATACTTTCTGATCCCTTTTCAACTCCAATTTTGGAGCAATTTAGAGGCGGCCTACCACACAACATTTCAAAGCATTCTGGGATACAATGATATACTGCTTTGTTACTGCCGTCCTTTCCTCTGCAAAGCATTACAGACAGACTAGCCATTGTTGAACCGTTCGATAGGCATGGTAAACCTGCATTATGTAAGCAGGCATGTCTTCTCCACAGCGAAAGGTACTGAGGCTGTGGCTGGCAGATGAAAGGATTTTATTAATTTACATAGAGACACAACCAATGGTTGCACGCGGGGACAACCTGAAATAGTGCAGGACTAAAAGTGGCATGGctatttgtttttatattttgcattAAGAAATAAATACGATGGATAGCTTGATATTCTTTGATGTATTTACCCCAGAGATACAGAAATAATACGATGAGTGAGATGTAGACGGAAATAAATGTATCCATTCAGCCATGCTGACCTCAgtacaaacacatttcttattTCAGGATGCCTAAATTAACCCCCCCCAATGACAGCTGTTGGCTGGTGTTTTGTAAACGAGGTCGTTGAGTTTGTCTGGTCCGGAACTTTCATCTAAccctcgccttcctcctcccaccataaccaccaccaccaccaccaacacctccacctcctccaccacctagGGAGTCCCTGGCCTCCAAGCTGGAGGCGAGCCTGACGAAGGCGGACTCTGAGCAGCTGGCGCGCTCCATCGCTGAGGAGCAGTACTCGgacctggagaaggagaagatcaTGAAGGAGCTGGAGATCAAGGACATGATGGCCCGACATCGGCAGGAGCTGAGCGACAAGGAGGCCACCATCAGCTCGGTGAGGCGGCGGGactttgggggtgggggtcgctATGAATGATCGCTTTGAGAGATCGCTTTGAGAGATCGCTATGGGTAATCACTATTAACGATCATTATGGATCATTTGTAGTGATGGGTATAAAATGGTTGTAAATGAAGTAATATTCGTGCATACCATTGTTCTTTAGGTCTGCATATTCACATAACTGATGTGTTGGAAGAGACCAACTCAAaatgtcccccctcccccttctgtgCCTCTGCTGCTCTGTAGCTGGAAGAGTCCAACCGCACAATGACGGTGGATGTGGCCAACCTGGCCAACGAGAAGGAGGAACTCAACAACCAGCTGAAGGAGAATCAACAACGTGAGTTAAAGAGCGAGTGTATACTTCCATCGTATTGAACTGATGTCAGGCTGGTCGGAGAGGACCAGACCCAGGTTTAAAAGCAAAgtattttattaatttgttcACCTAAAAAATGTTTATTCAAATAGTAAGAGTCACTTTGATTTGTTAGCTTTGCCTTTTTGGTAGCCAAGCTCCCATTGGAAGCGgcatgtttttgtttggagAAATGTTGACATTTTCTTTGTTCACACAGAACTTACTAAAGCTAAGGACTTGGAGCAGAACATGAGCGCTGTCAAACTGTCCTTCGAGAAGCAGCTGCAGAACGAGAGAACCCTCAAGACCCAGGTGAGTGTGTGAAGGAGTGTTTCAGTTCCCCGTGCAAACGTCCAGTGTCCACCGTTCAAAATGACCGGATATGGAATTAAGATAAGAGGCATACTCTTTGTCCCTAAAGTACGGTAATTCCAGATAGTGGAAATTCCGAACTCGGGATAGCTTGAAAGCCTTCCCAGCCGTGGGAGTGTGGCTATGAATCATACGCGGTGTTTGTACTTGATTGTCCCTAACGTCCAATCAGTGGAAGGCTGGGAACAGGCCTGAGGCGCTGGTCTTCATTCCTTCAGAGGTCTGATAGCCATTATGGCGATTCCTGGTCTTACCCAAGCACCAGAAGAGATCTTTATTCGTCCACTCGGGGACATCTGGACAAAATATGGGGCCGGCTGAAGTGTAAGGAATGTGGGCTATTGTTTGGTGGTGGGATGCTGTGGGATGTGGACCAGCAGGCACACAACACACGTTGTGTGCCTGTCGCACACTTTTGTGTACAAAAGTGTCAAGAAGGCATGGTGGCCTATGAACACGTATAACATATTGtgggccccccctcctccccccaggccaTCAACAAGCTGACGGAGGTGATGAACCGGAGGCTGACAGTGCAAGGCGTCCAGGTGGTCAACGACACAGAGGTGCGGCGCCGCAAGAAGGAGAACCAGAagctgcagcaggagctgcGCTCGGAGAAGGAGAAGCTCAACAGCATCATCATAAAGTACCAGCGGGATCTCAACGACATGCAGGCGGTGAGCAGAGTGGCAGCCAGCAGACCCAGGGCTAGCCACACGCTGCAGAGGGTCACTGTAGGGCAGAGGGCGGGTTTCCACTCTGCCGAGGCTTAAAAAcaatgtctcccccccccacctcgctCTCGGGTGTGGTGACAGGTGATCACGGATGAGGGCCAGTCGCGCCTGGAGCTCCAGATGGCGCTGGACAGCAAGGACAGCGACATCGAGCAGCTGCGCTGCCAGATCACCTCCCTCAGCATCCACTCGCTGGACTCCACCAGCATCAGCAGTGGCAACGACCTGGACGCCGACGAGGCCTACCCAGGTAACCCACGGGGGCGCTTCATCACGGAAACGGACCCTTTTCTCTTTCCTCACTTGTTTCTGTCTAAGTCCTCAACCCTCTTTACTGTCGACTTTTGTCTTTTTTCTGTCTAATATTTTCTGACCTTTTTCCATCcatcccccgccctcccctacATGCACACGCCTCCCTCATTCCCCCTCTGCTATTCCTTCTGCATTCCTTCctgtcttcccccctctctctctccccccatgcTGGGCTGCAGTGCgcgtcactcactcacacacctccGAGTCCATGTCGTTCACGTACCAGCGCACGCAGAAGTCGGTCAGTATCGGCACGCGGCCCGACCTGCGCTCAGCCCGCTTCCACTCCTCCGgctctgaggaggaagaggaggaggaggagggacctgCCAGGGGGGGCCCACCCTTGGCCCTCACCTGTGGGCGCCCCGCGGAGCCCGAGCGGGCAGGTGACTGTGCACGGCAGAACGCGCTCGTAGTGTGGTGTGACGGGGGGTCGCTGCAGGCTACAGCGATCCCGTTTAGAAGAGTTAAACACAATGAGGCCACCACTGGGCTCCTGGGGAAGAGACTTTAAAGTTGTGCAACTGTGCTGTACGATTTGTCTCCCGGTTATGTGATTTTGTTGACATTAGGTGCCATGTTTCCATAGACTATATTGGACAGTTGGATTATTTAATTACTCTTACCCAGTGACCGTAATGTAGCTTTAGAGTGGTAGGATCAACTGGCCCAGTCACAATGCAACACTGTCTTAAAGTGGTAACTTGTCTGCAACATTTTACATCCCAAGAATTGCATTATTTTAAAGGGAACCAATTCCTGAATTTGACATTTTAAATAACCAATGCAGAATTTTCTAACCATCTGACCTGCAAGTAATGATTCTGCTTATAACAGAATCACGTATAATCTCATCTTCCCCTATTGTTATCTAACCCCTTATTTGGGTCATTACTCCTGACTCGGACAGTGATCACTGATAACAGCATTGTTCCACCTAGAGAAAGGCTTGTATGTGTGAAGAGGGGGCGGTGTCTCTCTTGCCTTTAAACTTACTACGTGGCCTGATGATGTTGTTTGCTGCCTTGTGTTGTTTCTAAATCCAGAGAGCTGGCTACTGATGCATCTTCCTCAACATAAATGTTTTCCTGCTCTAGGCGAGACAAGGGTTTCTGCTATTTATGGTTCCGCCATTTTAAACACGAATTGGTCTGCCCTTGTGGTGACACTGCGGCATGCTGTTTTCAGTGTGTTTTCTAAAACACTGTTGCATACCATGATTAGGATTATGGTTGGTGATGTGAACTCCTCCAGATGTTACAGCTACAGTTGTACTTGACATGAGCTCCCTGTGCTTCTGGTCTCTTCAGCTGACTCTCGCCTGGAGGGCTGGCTGGCCCTTCCTACCAAGAGCTCCAAACGCTTTGGCTGGGACAAAAAGGTACACTTTCCCCATCCTATTTCTTAGGTTTGGTTGTCGTTCCCGCCATGACCACCACAGAGACCTCGACCTCTGACCTCGCGTTGTGCTTCTTTCCATCTCGGTGTTGTGTAGTACGTGGTGGTGAGCAGCAGGAAGATCCTGTTCTACAACAGCGAGCTGGACCGAGAACAAGCCATCCCCTTCATGACGCTGGACCTCGAGTGAGTAACTGCAACCcccgcttcccccccccccccccccccatcctcaacATCAGCAAATTACTTTTACCTCGATTTCGCTGAATTCATAGTTTTGGTGATTAAATTCCCCCAATTTGTGTGAATACCTTCCCAACCGTTGAGTTTTACCTGATTGTTGTGTCTTGACTCTCGACTCTCTCTCGTCCCACAGTAAACTGTTCCACGTGCGACCTGTCACTCAAACGGATGTGTACCGCGCCGATGCCAAAGAGATTCCAAAGATATTCCAGGTGACACTGCTGGGTGTTTGAACGTTTCCCTTTCATTTTGACCCCAGCTAGCTCTTTGTTATATTCTTCCTTCTCCTCAAATGATGAATCTGCTCCAAATGATAAAGGAGAACCAAACCTAGTGGTCTATTGGTTTGCattaaatctctccctccatagTTTAAACGCATTATATTCATTACTTATTGGCTGATATGGTTCCCCGGTCAACTACTGTTTGGGCGTTAATGGGACACACCTGGCCTCCGCTTGAAACTGAATGGCAGCATTTCCAGACTtacaacaagtacatttgtcagaaaaagGAGATAGAATATATCGCTGTCATAAGGATGTAGAAACAAGTACCAAGCTCTAAcgatcgctaggttaacccattccccgtctacgaaaAAGAAGGCTAGGATACCATTTTACTGACCTGTTTAACGCGTATTCCTCCACCCCCCACAGATCCTGTACGCCAACGAAGGCGAGAATAAGCGCGAGCAGGAGTTTGGGGCGGAGCCGGTGGCGTTTGGCGAGCGGCCCTCCTTCATCCCCCACAAAGGCCACGAGTTCATCCCCACGCTCTACCACTTCCCGTCCAGCTGCGAGGCGTGCACGCGGCCCCTGTGGAACGTCTTCaagccccccccggccctcgaGTGCCGGCGCTGCCACACCAAGTGTCACAAGGACCACCTGGACCGCAAGGAGGAGGTCATCGCGCCCTGCAAAGGTCAGCAGCGCCGGGCGGGAGAGGCGTGAGTGAGAGGCCTGCTCCTCTCACTCAATCCATTCAGGGGATCTGGCTGACGCTTTTTTCCAAAGCGCCTCAACCactcagggcgacagccagctggtcaggagcagtcagggtgaggcgtctcgctctgGGACACCTCgccactcagctaggaggagccagggatccaACTCAaaaccttccagttaccagtcaacccgctcggTTTCTGGGGGCCAGCCGCTTGTGCTCCTCTCAGCAGCCCAGGATGAGGCGTagctcatttttttttaatggatgcTGGGTTCAGCTTGGAAACTTCAATGATTTATTTAAACTAATACAAACATTGCGAATTCTCCCGTCCCTGCTGAGAGCCAGCCCTGTGCAACACTGGGGGATATCGTTTTTATCATGCAAATAGATTAGGTTTCACATTTTGGCACTTGGGACAATTGAGAGAGTGAAATGAAAGCTTTGCTCTCCCAATGCGACTCTGTTGGCCTCAGCCATCAGGCAAACCTATGGTTGAACCCAGTATTGGAGGGCAAAACCCCACCACAGTGCCTTTGACTGCAGAACTCTCAGAATAATGAGCTCACAGAATAAAGAGCTCTGACTTCCTGTTGTGCAGTGATTATGACACCTTCCTGCCAACAGAGAGACTTGGGAATGGGAAGTTCCTTTTGGTTT
This genomic interval carries:
- the LOC130374082 gene encoding rho-associated protein kinase 2-like isoform X2; this encodes MMFGAERRLENRLKKLEAMMRDPKSVLNLETMLDSMNALARDLDYPALRKNKNIDAFLNRYEKAVGQLRELQVKLEDFDRVKLIGRGAYGEVQLVRHKASQKVYAMKQLSKFEMIKRSDSAFFWEERDIMAFSDSPWVVELCCAFQDDQHLYMVMEFMPGGDLVTLTLNYDLPEKWVRFYTAEVVLALDAIHTMGFIHRDVKPDNMLLDQHGHLKLADFGTCMRMDSTGMVRCDTAVGTPDYISPEVLQSEGGQGYYGRECDWWSVGVVIYEMLVGETPFYAESLVGTYGKIMDHKNSLRFPEDVEMSRDVRDLINLFLTEREVRLGRSTVDEIQRHPFFKNDQWTFDTIRQTVAPVVPELSSDIDTSNFDDIEKVKGGDTFPQPRAFVGNQLPFVGFTYFKEDQLLGGNLCSSLKEDCSDEKDDSRGELKEKIHQIEEQLDHEMQAKDELDHKCRHATSRLEKLVKELDEEMSSRQGVESSLRQLEMERALLQHQNTESLRKADTEMERKRSLENELNSMRDQLEELKRRNQSSQVSTEKNIQLQRQLDEASAALRAELEVADRSRRSQAEAQKQALALEASLREAQGKCARLEQGEVELEKRLRGLQAELEAERRERSLGAQSATELQARISSLEEEAKEVRSSLSEAESTKRELQQTITDLEKAKSTQEIDLTFSLKSLQQSLEQEEAEHKATKAGLADKNQIYQSIEEAKSGALKELECTLQEERSQRQQVEGRLLQLEKEHSMLDHDYKQSQHTLDELRTDKNKLTEEVMTVTVRLEQEMQRRGLSQKELAVQSQQVSGLRGSEKQLKQELNHLLGLQQSLDTHNQELRREKQEADSQLKDLKDQLETQQYFTTLYKTQIREMKEEWDERNKLYQDAQQRLEQYQEERESLASKLEASLTKADSEQLARSIAEEQYSDLEKEKIMKELEIKDMMARHRQELSDKEATISSLEESNRTMTVDVANLANEKEELNNQLKENQQQLTKAKDLEQNMSAVKLSFEKQLQNERTLKTQAINKLTEVMNRRLTVQGVQVVNDTEVRRRKKENQKLQQELRSEKEKLNSIIIKYQRDLNDMQAVITDEGQSRLELQMALDSKDSDIEQLRCQITSLSIHSLDSTSISSGNDLDADEAYPVRVTHSHTSESMSFTYQRTQKSVSIGTRPDLRSARFHSSGSEEEEEEEEGPARGGPPLALTCGRPAEPERAADSRLEGWLALPTKSSKRFGWDKKYVVVSSRKILFYNSELDREQAIPFMTLDLDKLFHVRPVTQTDVYRADAKEIPKIFQILYANEGENKREQEFGAEPVAFGERPSFIPHKGHEFIPTLYHFPSSCEACTRPLWNVFKPPPALECRRCHTKCHKDHLDRKEEVIAPCKVNYDMSSAKELILLACSQEDQQRWVGRLLKRVPRRHPSSAGAPPSHPAAAEPSARSSPMLSPRGSPRSSPRLSPHRSAIRLQSRTQPAAPAARKPS
- the LOC130374082 gene encoding rho-associated protein kinase 2-like isoform X1, with product MMFGAERRLENRLKKLEAMMRDPKSVLNLETMLDSMNALARDLDYPALRKNKNIDAFLNRYEKAVGQLRELQVKLEDFDRVKLIGRGAYGEVQLVRHKASQKVYAMKQLSKFEMIKRSDSAFFWEERDIMAFSDSPWVVELCCAFQDDQHLYMVMEFMPGGDLVTLTLNYDLPEKWVRFYTAEVVLALDAIHTMGFIHRDVKPDNMLLDQHGHLKLADFGTCMRMDSTGMVRCDTAVGTPDYISPEVLQSEGGQGYYGRECDWWSVGVVIYEMLVGETPFYAESLVGTYGKIMDHKNSLRFPEDVEMSRDVRDLINLFLTEREVRLGRSTVDEIQRHPFFKNDQWTFDTIRQTVAPVVPELSSDIDTSNFDDIEKVKGGDTFPQPRAFVGNQLPFVGFTYFKEDQLLGGNLCSSLKEDCSDEKDDSRGELKEKIHQIEEQLDHEMQAKDELDHKCRHATSRLEKLVKELDEEMSSRQGVESSLRQLEMERALLQHQNTESLRKADTEMERKRSLENELNSMRDQLEELKRRNQSSQVSTEKNIQLQRQLDEASAALRAELEVADRSRRSQAEAQKQALALEASLREAQGKCARLEQGEVELEKRLRGLQAELEAERRERSLGAQSATELQARISSLEEEAKEVRSSLSEAESTKRELQQTITDLEKAKSTQEIDLTFSLKSLQQSLEQEEAEHKATKAGLADKNQIYQSIEEAKSGALKELECTLQEERSQRQQVEGRLLQLEKEHSMLDHDYKQSQHTLDELRTDKNKLTEEVMTVTVRLEQEMQRRGLSQKELAVQSQQVSGLRGSEKQLKQELNHLLGLQQSLDTHNQELRREKQEADSQLKDLKDQLETQQYFTTLYKTQIREMKEEWDERNKLYQDAQQRLEQYQEERESLASKLEASLTKADSEQLARSIAEEQYSDLEKEKIMKELEIKDMMARHRQELSDKEATISSLEESNRTMTVDVANLANEKEELNNQLKENQQQLTKAKDLEQNMSAVKLSFEKQLQNERTLKTQAINKLTEVMNRRLTVQGVQVVNDTEVRRRKKENQKLQQELRSEKEKLNSIIIKYQRDLNDMQAVITDEGQSRLELQMALDSKDSDIEQLRCQITSLSIHSLDSTSISSGNDLDADEAYPVRVTHSHTSESMSFTYQRTQKSVSIGTRPDLRSARFHSSGSEEEEEEEEGPARGGPPLALTCGRPAEPERAADSRLEGWLALPTKSSKRFGWDKKYVVVSSRKILFYNSELDREQAIPFMTLDLDKLFHVRPVTQTDVYRADAKEIPKIFQILYANEGENKREQEFGAEPVAFGERPSFIPHKGHEFIPTLYHFPSSCEACTRPLWNVFKPPPALECRRCHTKCHKDHLDRKEEVIAPCKVNYDMSSAKELILLACSQEDQQRWVGRLLKRVPRRHPSSAGAPPSHPAAAEPSARSSPMLSPRGSPRSSPRLSPHRSAIRLQSRTQPAAPAARKPRLLEFGLGDWSWSLDEVDSDEDDRFF